DNA from Pseudomonadota bacterium:
GTGGGTTGCTTCGATAATTTTCAATTCTGTCCAAGTACATTTTATAGAGGCCTGCTGGTGCCTCCGACATTGTGCTGGCTTCTTTTGCTGCTTTTTCCGCTGCATCCCAGTCTCGGGCAAGGTAGGCTCTACGCATTTCATCAGTCTTTCTTCTGTACTTATTAAAAGTTGGAGCATTCATATAATCGCGATCGCCCATTAGGCCAAAAATAGTTACTGCTTCTGACTTGCCTTTTACGGCGATCTTATCCAACTCCAATAACGCGTAACGGTCTGAAACTTCACTTGCTGTATCTTGACCAATAACAATATTGCATCCGTACTCTTTCGATTGGCCTTCCAGTCGCGCAGCAGTATTTACTGCATCTCCCAGTACCGAGTAGTCAAAACGCTGGGAGGAGCCCATATTGCCAACGACCACATCACCTGTGTTTATGCCTATTCCGATGTTTAAAGGTAAGAATCCGATTCCTTGTTCCCGTGCTTCGTTCTCGCGCTCTTCATTCAATATTTTAAGGTCCTTAAACATCTGCAATGCAGCAGCACAGGCATCACCTTCTTGATCCTCATCATCTAGAGGTGCATTCCAGAATGCCATGATGCAATCGCCCATATATTTATCGATGGTGCCGTTTCGACCCAAAATTGTGTCTGTCAGTGGAGTAAGTAGCCTATTTATAAGGGTAGTAAGACCTTGAGGATCTGACTTGTATAGTTCTGAGATGGATGTAAAACCTCGCACGTCGCAAAATAAGAGTGTCATTCTTTTGGTTTCGCCGCCGAGCTTTAGTCTACTGGGATCTTCGGCTAACTGTTCAATGAGCTCTGGTGATAGATATTGTGCAAAAGCACCACGAACTTGCCTCTTTTCTGCTGCTTCACGAGTGTAATTCGAAAATGCTAAAACCGCATACAACGCAATGGTCACTGCTCCTGGGTAGGTTATATCAAGTAACAGATTTTCCGCTGTATACAAATGCCAAGAAAGTAAGCCAAGCGCACAGCTGGCAACTACAACACAGACTAAAGTTAATATAGGTCCTAAACGAGGTATTAGAATAATTAATAGAAGCCCTGATACAATTATAAGTAATATTTCAGCACTATTGGCCCAAGCAGGATAACGAAGGAAAAAGTCCCGTTTGTCTATAGCGCGGATCTTTTGGCTTGCCTCATTTTGGGTTACTCCATCGCCGATAAGTCTTTCATATTCTGTTCTGACGGCCTTTTGATAATTTGCCTCAGCTGCAAATACAGACTCTAAAATATTTGCGTGCACTTCTACTCCCGGCAAACGACTTGCAACAGGCGTATTTCGAAGATCTTGGAGGCCGGCTGCGGATGTTCCAACGAGTACAAGCTTTCCTTTCAGTATGTTTGGCTGAACTCGGTCGGTCAAAACGTCAGCGGCTGACACATAAAGCCTGCTTTGCCCCGGTATGACATTTCGTTTGGCGGGCTTGCTAAAATGAACCCATATTCGTCCATTCCCATCTAAAGGAACATCAAAGAACTGGCCGCGTGCACTCCTAATCTGCATTGCGATTGACTCGATACCGGCAGCATTAGCTTTTGTCAGAAGTGTATTCGTTCCATAGGCAGCACGTAGCATTTCGATGGTTAGCGCCGGCCGAATTTGTTTTGCGCCTATTCGGGCAATTAATGGGACGCGACGAATAACTCCATCAGCTTCTTCCCATACGGAAAAGAAACCGTGGCCAGCCGCGTTCATTTCCAACTGTTCCACATTAGCCAAAAGGCTTGTATATTGAAAAAGAAACGGCTTGGGGTCCGCCCCCTTAAAGGCTTTAAAAGGAGAAGGAAATTTTGGTGGTTTTTTACCTTTTGGTAGTTGTGTGTACAAGCCGACTTGGCCAACGACCACGGGTACTTTTTTCATCGCTAAAGCCATTAATGATTCGTTGTTTGGAAGCTCTTTTAAGCTATCTTTCACGCCCTCCGGTAATTGTGTTAAAGTCTCCGCTATTTTGTCTGGGGAAGTTCTGTCTGGTTCGGCAAAAATTATATCTAGCCCGACGGCGGCTACATCAAGATTACCAAGCTTCTCGATCATCTTGGCGACGGTACTTCGAGGCCACGGCCACTGTCCAAACTCTGAGAGTGACTTTTCATCAAGGTCAATTATGGCCACAGGATAATTTTTAGCCGGCCTAGGAGAATAAAGTTGGTATTGATCGAACGCTTTGTTGCGAAGTGTTTCAATTTGGACCGGATCAAGCCAACGAGTTATTACTGCCGTAACTAAAAGAGCGAGTGCAAATAAAGTGCCGAGCTGAATTTTACTAATCCAGCTTGGCTTGCTTTCCTGAGGTTTTGGGCGTTCAAGTTCGATTTTTCCAGCTTGATCCAGCGGCACGTCATCGCCGGCCTGCCACTCAGAGTTTTTAAAAGACGTCTTACTAAAATCCCGTGTCTCAACCATATCTTGATATTGTCGTCCTTCATTGAAGTTAACTGTCAAAAGGATCGGAGATCAATTTACAAACTTAGAAAGTATATAGGATTTATTGCTAACCGTCATTAGGACGGCCTTCGACGATTTCATATTTAAAATACTGATAAGGTTAAAATTATTGTACAACCAAAATAAAAAAAATTTTAAAAATGATAAAATGAGTTTTTTCTTGGACGGGCGTCCTTATATCATTACTCTTCCTCCTTTCAGGTATTTCTAAAAACAAGGTCGATATGGTATTGCCACAGCTATGCGGTGCTTATCAAAAACAACGAAAAATTGACAAAGGCTCCAGATGGTCGGAGATGTTCAGCGTAAACCTGTAGCGAGAAAATTCGGTTGGTTGCGCGCTACTATATTAAGTTCAAAAGCCCAATTGCGCGGAGTCATTCTAGTATCATTCTTTGTGAATCTGCTGGCGTTATCTGTGCCTGTTTTCGTTATGCAGGTATACGATCGTGTAATTTTTCATGGAGGGTTGAACACCTTATACGGCCTTATTGCTGGTATTATTTTCGTACTCATATTTGAATACGTGATGAGACAAGGTAGGAGTAGGATATTTCAAGCCTTTGCAGTAAGGTTAGATGTTATTATAGGGCGGAAGCTTTATGACAAAGTAATGACCCTCCCACTTCTAACCTTGGAAAGCAGGCCAACTGCTTACTGGCATCTGTTATTTAAGGATTTAGAAATTGTTCGTAATGCGCTTTCCGGACCCTCTGCGGCTTTGGCAATAGATTTGCCTTTTGCCGTAATTTTCTTTCTTATTGTATGCGTAATCGCGTCCCCAATTGCATGGGTTTTGGTAGCTGTCATCCCTTTATTTATGGTTTTGGCATGGCGCTCTGGCATATCAATGAATTCTGTTTCAATGCGTGAACACGATGGCATCATCTCACGTGATGACTTCATGGGAGAATTATTAAGCGCTCGCGAAACAGTAAAGTCATCGGCTCTGCAAAAATCTTTGAAGCCTGTCTGGGAGGCCCGCCATGGCGAATTGATATATC
Protein-coding regions in this window:
- a CDS encoding adenylate/guanylate cyclase domain-containing protein translates to MVETRDFSKTSFKNSEWQAGDDVPLDQAGKIELERPKPQESKPSWISKIQLGTLFALALLVTAVITRWLDPVQIETLRNKAFDQYQLYSPRPAKNYPVAIIDLDEKSLSEFGQWPWPRSTVAKMIEKLGNLDVAAVGLDIIFAEPDRTSPDKIAETLTQLPEGVKDSLKELPNNESLMALAMKKVPVVVGQVGLYTQLPKGKKPPKFPSPFKAFKGADPKPFLFQYTSLLANVEQLEMNAAGHGFFSVWEEADGVIRRVPLIARIGAKQIRPALTIEMLRAAYGTNTLLTKANAAGIESIAMQIRSARGQFFDVPLDGNGRIWVHFSKPAKRNVIPGQSRLYVSAADVLTDRVQPNILKGKLVLVGTSAAGLQDLRNTPVASRLPGVEVHANILESVFAAEANYQKAVRTEYERLIGDGVTQNEASQKIRAIDKRDFFLRYPAWANSAEILLIIVSGLLLIILIPRLGPILTLVCVVVASCALGLLSWHLYTAENLLLDITYPGAVTIALYAVLAFSNYTREAAEKRQVRGAFAQYLSPELIEQLAEDPSRLKLGGETKRMTLLFCDVRGFTSISELYKSDPQGLTTLINRLLTPLTDTILGRNGTIDKYMGDCIMAFWNAPLDDEDQEGDACAAALQMFKDLKILNEERENEAREQGIGFLPLNIGIGINTGDVVVGNMGSSQRFDYSVLGDAVNTAARLEGQSKEYGCNIVIGQDTASEVSDRYALLELDKIAVKGKSEAVTIFGLMGDRDYMNAPTFNKYRRKTDEMRRAYLARDWDAAEKAAKEASTMSEAPAGLYKMYLDRIENYRSNPPEEDWSGVYVATTK